The Manihot esculenta cultivar AM560-2 chromosome 1, M.esculenta_v8, whole genome shotgun sequence genome has a window encoding:
- the LOC110627697 gene encoding uncharacterized protein LOC110627697 has translation MGNRRFAQVSTSDEEDDAPPPPPKTRSSTKLEENESNRKKIKLSDENEEKISGGKVKRKARVEKTVEDPDQEEEEVPQEDAKPVGEPVKLSGKGRGRRSHYEAFDFDGNRYDLEDPVLLVPEDKMQKPYVAIIKDIARTNNGSMMVTGQWFYRPEEAERKGGGSWQSRDTRELFYSFHRDEVPAESVMHKCVVHFVPIHKQLPNRKQYPGFIVQKVYDTVERKLWKLTDKDYEDNKQHEIDLLVQKTLSRMGDLPDIETEDNVAEPEDLSKVKRFLRKKNITPLDVSREEEATIRTDNLKGETPGSCAANASEYFAILGKFNAVTGDTHRDKWLERLLQCIQYMCSSPTGTLDGDKMTDCADVTEDEKEHKSQGTANGSQKKSLKSSENFQWPDAAVLAVSALEKASHEALSTDFQKYNQKLRQLYFNLKNNALLARRLLNGELEPSKILNMSPNELKEGMTAEEMVRKEPEESASMQMTDACCSRCNELKVGVRDIIQAGHGDRYQLECTACGNSWYASRDEASMLTIDGPSSARSVGTAPWAAAKFEEVGKKQVSPCEPEKAVEIIKKSSEPCAPVINPEIDWQTQG, from the exons ATGGGGAACCGGAGATTTGCGCAGGTCTCCACCAGCGACGAAGAAGACGATGCGCCACCTCCGCCGCCGAAAACTCGTTCGTCAACGAAGCTGGAAGAGAACGAGAGTAATAGGAAGAAAATAAAGCTTTCAGATGAAAACGAAGAGAAAATAAGCGGAGGAAAAGTGAAAAGAAAAGCTAGGGTAGAGAAAACTGTGGAGGATCCCGaccaggaggaggaagaggtgcCGCAGGAGGACGCGAAGCCCGTCGGTGAACCAGTTAAGTTGTCGGGGAAAGGAAGAGGACGAAGGAGTCATTATGAGGCTTTTGATTTCGATGGAAACCGATACGATCTT GAGGATCCTGTACTCTTAGTTCCTGAGGATAAAATGCAAAAACCTTATGTGGCAATTATCAAG GATATTGCTCGGACCAATAATGGTAGCATGATGGTAACTGGACAGTGGTTTTATCGCCCTGAAGAGGCGGAAAGAAAAGGTGGAGGAAGCTGGCAGTCACGTGATACCAGGGAACTGTTTTATAGCTTCCATCGGGATGAGGTTCCAGCAGAATCTGTAATGCACAAATGTGTGGTGCATTTTGTTCCTATTCACAAGCAACTTCCAAATCGCAAGCAGTATCCTGGTTTTATTGTCCAGAAAGTGTATGACACAGTAGAACGAAAGCTTTGGAAGTTAACTGACAAGGATTATGAAGACAACAAGCAGCATGAAATTGATCTTCTTGTTCAGAAAACTCTATCACGTATGGGAGACCTTCCTGACATTGAAACTGAAGATAATGTTGCCGAACCAGAAGATCTCTCAAAGGTTAAAAGATTTTTGAGGAAAAAGAATATCACTCCTCTTGATGTTTCAAGGGAGGAAGAAGCGACTATCCGGACAGATAATTTAAAAGGTGAAACACCAGGAAGTTGTGCAGCCAATGCTTCAGAGTACTTTGCAATCTTGGGAAAGTTTAATGCAGTAACTGGAGATACTCATCGTGACAAATGGTTGGAAAGGCTTCTTCAATGTATTCAATATATGTGCAGTTCTCCCACTGGCACACTTGATGGTGATAAAATGACTGATTGTGCTGATGTTACAGAAGACGAAAAAGAGCACAAGTCCCAGGGCACTGCAAATGGATCGCAGAAAAAGAGTCTTAAA AGTAGCGAAAATTTTCAGTGGCCTGATGCTGCTGTTCTTGCAGTAAGTGCTCTTGAGAAGGCCTCACATGAAGCTCTTTCCACTGATTTCCAGAAATATAACCAGAAGTTGCGTCAGCTGTATTTCAATCTGAAG AATAATGCACTCCTGGCCCGGCGCTTACTTAATGGAGAATTGGAACCCTCAAAAATACTAAATATGTCGCCTAATGAATTGAAG GAGGGAATGACAGCTGAGGAGATGGTGAGAAAGGAGCCTGAGGAGTCAGCAAGCATGCAG ATGACAGATGCTTGTTGCTCAAGATGCAATGAGTTGAAAGTAGGCGTAAGGGACATCATCCAAGCAGGACATGGAGATCGCTATCAG CTGGAGTGCACTGCCTGCGGAAATTCATGGTATGCTTCCAGGGATGAAGCATCCATGCTGACAATAGATGGCCCGAGTTCTGCCAGAAGTGTAGGCACTGCACCCTGGGCTGCTGCTAAATTTGAAGAGGTAGGGAAGAAGCAGGTCAGTCCCTGTGAACCTGAGAAGGCAGTTGAGATCATCAAGAAGAGTAGCGAACCATGTGCACCTGTTATAAACCCAGAGATCGATTGGCAAACCCAAGGATGA
- the LOC110620471 gene encoding uncharacterized protein LOC110620471 has translation MTEEQREFQVGEEVESHVPTEAISHAPPQAPPGARRPEQEVLLQQLTKIFRQVAGVAQPVIVPPPALAPALARPPIDKLRKYGATEFKGRKEDDASAAEYWLQSTDRVLQQLQCSPEDSLVCAVSLLKEEAYQWWDTVAQTVQPIQRTWEFFLNEFRKRYVGDIYLEEIKREFIYLRQGRMTVVEYEREFIRLSRYAREIIPTEEAKCKRFEQGLNTEINMLLVALQIRDFSALVNATLNVEKVREEDQSRRQKSQQKRTHSQNQSQGQMIASHGSSKR, from the coding sequence atGACTGAAGAACAGAGAGAATTTCAAGTCGGAGAAGAGGTAGAAAGTCATGTACCGACTGAGGCCATTAGCCATGCACCGCCACAGGCTCCTCCTGGTGCTAGAAGGCCAGAGCAGGAGGTCTTATTACAGCAATTAACAAAGATTTTCAGGCAGGTGGCCGGAGTAGCTCAGCCAGTTATAGTTCCACCACCGGCTCTTGCACCAGCACTAGCCAGGCCGCCTATTGATAAATTGAGAAAGTATGGTGCTACAGAATTTAAAGGACGAAAGGAAGATGATGCATCCGCAGCAGAATATTGGTTGCAAAGTACAGACAGGGTGCTTCAACAGCTACAGTGTTCCCCAGAAGATAGTCTCGTATGTGCAGTGTCACTACTGAAAGAAGAAGCCTACCAATGGTGGGACACTGTGGCACAGACAGTGCAACCAATACAGAGGACATGGGAGTTTTTCTTAAATGAGTTCAGAAAAAGATATGTAGGAGATATTTATTTGGAGGAGATAAAAAGAGAGTTTATCTATTTGAGGCAGGGACGTATGACAGTAGTTGAGTATGAAAGAGAGTTTATTAGATTGAGCAGATATGCCAGGGAGATTATTCCTACAGAGGAGGCAAAATGTAAAAGATTTGAGCAAGGGTTAAACACTGAGATCAATATGCTTCTAGTTGCTCTTCAGATAAGAGATTTTTCAGCACTAGTGAATGCAACTTTAAAtgtagagaaagtgagggaagaAGACCAGAGTAGAAGACAGAAGAGTCAGCAAAAAAGGACTCACAGTCAAAATCAGAGTCAAGGACAGATGATAGCTTCACATGGCTCTAGTAAGAGATAG